In one Silene latifolia isolate original U9 population chromosome 10, ASM4854445v1, whole genome shotgun sequence genomic region, the following are encoded:
- the LOC141607551 gene encoding uncharacterized protein LOC141607551 — translation MNCVQRDSIWVHWVQSNYLKGQEWMEYKPSTNSSWVWRRICRVKDEMSAGYVNGQWNVQPGGFTPAGCYAWFIGTRPRVQWVKAVWNRWALPKHQFLGWLAAHEALNTAARLSRFGVDIEDKCSLCGLVSETIEHLFCDCLYSKRIVWQQRNKGRNENVLIHPEGVASIIMEEMRTRVRARDRTIMTNAERDWLIRMRLIE, via the exons ATGAATTGTGTGCAAAGAGACTCAATATGGGTACATTGGGTTCAAAGTAACTACCTTAAGGGTCAGGAGTGGATGGAATATAAGCCTAGTACAAATTCTAGCtgggtttggaggagaatctgcaGGGTTAAGGATGAAATGAGTGCTGGTTATGTAAATGGGCAGTGGAATGTTCAACCAGGAGGATTTACTCCAGCTGGTTGTTATGCCTGGTTTATAGGGACTAGGCCAAGAGTTCAATGGGTTAAGGCAGTCTGGAATAGGTGGGCGCTGCCAAAGCACCAATTCTTGGGGTGGCTTGCAGCTCATGAGGCTTTGAATACAGCTGCTAGATTATCCAGATTTGGGGTGGATATTGAGGACAAATGTTCTCTATGTGGTCTAGTCTCTGAAACCATTGAGCATTTGTTCTGTGATTGCTTATACAGTAAACGAATT GTATGGCAGCAGAGAAACAAAGGCAGGAATGAGAATGTGTTGATTCATCCAGAAGGTGTAGCAAGCATTATCATGGAGGAGATGAGAACACGAGTTCGAGCCCGAGATAGAACAATTATGACAAATGCTGAAAGAGATTGGCTTATTAGAATGCGTCTTATAGAATGA